In Helianthus annuus cultivar XRQ/B chromosome 8, HanXRQr2.0-SUNRISE, whole genome shotgun sequence, a single genomic region encodes these proteins:
- the LOC110873250 gene encoding uncharacterized protein LOC110873250 → MFRRYYSYQPGVSDAQGDAVVKLHVSRTMTQTLYEERNRAMIRAERNNTTLQEQCPTYFNENVWRSFCSHWRNRSFKKKSAINAENRRKLQVVHTTGAKPFYKFKQDLDQKYSESPTVVQYWDETHKSKNTEEWASERARLIGNQMREILATKEASGEASHDWKTEISALVEAQGSIKKNRVLGLPQVPANSVIRALQDRQSQSGAGSSRSGSGIPDESFDFP, encoded by the exons ATGTTCCGA AGATACTATAGCTATCAACCCGGTGTGTCGGATGCTCAAGGTGACGCAGTTGTGAAACTGCACGTATCCCGTACAATGACTCAGACTCTGTATGAGGAGAGGAATCGGGCTATGATACGTGCAGAACGAAACAACACAACACTTCAGGAACAGTGCCCAACATACTTCAACGAAAATGTGTGGAGGTCGTTCTGTTCTCATTGGCGCAACAGATCCTTTAAGAAGAAGTCTGCCATTAATGCAGAGAATAGGAGAAAGCTTCAAGTGGTCCACACAACCGGGGCAAAGCCGTTCTATAAGTTTAAACAA GATCTGGATCAGAAGTACAGTGAGTCTCCTACGGTTGTGCAATACTGGGATGAGACACACAAGAGCAAAAACACAGAGGAGTGGGCGTCTGAGAGGGCCCGGTTGATTGGG AATCAGATGCGAGAGATATTGGCAACAAAAGAAGCCTCGGGGGAAGCATCTCATGATTGGAAAACTGAAATTTCAGCATTAGTCGAAGCCCAAGGATCGATCAAGAAAAACAGGGTCCTCGGTCTTCCTCAAGTTCCAGCAAATTCAGTTATCCGGGCTCTCCAGGATAGGCAGAGCCAGAGTGGTGCTGGGAGTTCCAGATCCGGTTCCGGGATCCCTGACGAAAGCTTCGACTTTCCTTGA
- the LOC110873253 gene encoding eukaryotic translation initiation factor 3 subunit E, with amino-acid sequence MAMSKYDLTPRIAPNLDRHLVFPLLEFTQERQLYPNDQILKAKIELLNNTNMVDYAMDIHKSLYHTEDVPQDMVDRRVEVVARLKSLEEAAAPLVTFLQNPNAVQELRADKQYNLQMLNERYQIGTEQIEALYQYAKFQFECGNYSGAADYLYQYRALCTNAERSLSALWGKLAAEILMQNWDIALDELSRLKEIIDSKNFASSLNQVQSRIWLMHWSLFIFFNHDNGRTQIIDLFNQDKYLNAIQTNAPHLLRYLATAFIVNKKRRPQFKEFIKVIQQEQHSFSDPITEFLACVYVNFDFDGAQKKMKECEDVIMNDPFLGKRVEESNYTVVPLKDEFLENARLFIFETYCRIHERIDMGVLAEKLNLNYEDAERWILNLIRTSKLDAKINTQTGTVVMEPIHPNVYEQLIDHTKGLSGRTYKLVSQLMEHGQAQAAR; translated from the exons ATGGCGATGTCGAAATACGATCTAACACCTCGAATTGCTCCCAATCTGGACCGGCATCTCGTGTTTCCGCTGCTCGAATTCACTCAGGAGCGTCAACTGTACCCGAACGATCAGATTCTCAAAGCGAAGATCGAGCTTTTGAACAACACTAATATGGTTGATTACGCTATGGATATTCACAAGTCTCTGTACCACACGGAGGATGTTCCTCAAG ATATGGTGGACAGGAGAGTAGAGGTAGTTGCAAGATTGAAGTCTTTGGAAGAGGCAGCAGCTCCGTTGGTCACTTTTTTGCAAAATCCAAACGCAGTTCAGGAGTTGAGGGCTGACAAGCAGTATAACCTTCAGATGCTTAACGAACGTTATCAG ATTGGTACAGAGCAAATAGAAGCGTTATATCAGTATGCCAAATTTCAGTTCGAGTGCGGTAACTACTCAGGAGCAGCTGATTATTTATATCAGTACCGCGCGTTGTGCACCAATGCTGAAAGGAGTCTTAGCGCGTTATGGGGAAAGCTAGCAGCCGAAATACTCATGCAGAACTGGGACATTGCTCTTGACGAACTCAGCCGTTTGAAGGAAATAATCGACTCTAAG AACTTTGCGTCTTCATTGAATCAAGTTCAAAGTAGGATCTGGTTGATGCATTGGAGTTTGTTCATCTTCTTCAACCATGATAATGGCAGAACACAAATTATCGACTTGTTTAATCAGGACAA GTATTTGAATGCTATTCAAACCAACGCTCCACATCTCTTGCGTTACCTGGCTACTGC gttCATTGTCAACAAGAAGAGAAGACCTCAGTTCAAAGAATTCATTAAAGTCATTCAGCAAGAGCAGCACTCGTTTTCGGATCCAATTACAGAGTTTTTGGCATGCGTGTATGTTAATTTTGACTTTGATGGTGCTCAGAAGAAGATGAAGGAGTGTGAGGAT GTGATAATGAATGATCCGTTTTTGGGCAAACGGGTAGAAGAAAGCAACTATACAGTTGTGCCATTGAAAGACGAGTTCCTTGAGAATGCTCGTCTTTTCATCTTTGAGACTTACTGCAGAATACATGAGCGTATTGACATGGG GGTGCTTGCTGAGAAACTGAACCTAAACTATGAAGACGCTGAAAGGTGGATTTTGAATCTCATTCGAACTTCGAAGTTAGATGCCAAAATCAACACCCAAACTGGAACGGTTGTTATGGAACCCATTCATCCTAACGT GTATGAGCAACTTATTGACCACACAAAAGGACTCTCAGGTCGCACATACAAGTTGGTTAGTCAGCTCATGGAACACGGTCAGGCACAAGCTGCTCGATGA
- the LOC110873252 gene encoding uncharacterized protein LOC110873252: MTVVVALSWWWLPVVDLERDADDDDLLPKYNNVPCIEEEGPNRQFMGGTLQGVARLAVFTFNTDEILEYQVFIKANRLSPFDLAASWRAYLAFNGSSTSLDLDLEQYLVPAPATSVVYAANLTETPRSLKKGGAFSSADGMEVVIPDPPKLFHPPDMVESKSVGTISPIQKQDSYKAVYVDRGVGSPRKASNVIHGLNLDGRWVSKPSLVKKGIFNFFRNKFVEPFKDRPRLICHDINRISETEASDLEANFSRQELKDAVFECGDDRAPGPDGFNFRFVKRYWNLLEEDFFKILSTFFESGEISMGCGSSFIALIPKVKDPLSLKDYRPISLVGIVNKVISKVLANRLKKVLNSVISSSQSAFLGGRYILDGPLVVNEIHNWIEKNKKKAFFLKIDFDKAYDNVNWNFIIDILAQMGFPSRWCRWIRGIISSARASVLVNGATTFEFKCDKGMRQGDPISPFLFLIVMEALSCMINKAIGLGIVKGVDLPNDGPLVSHLFYADDAIIIGEWSRENIINVVRILKCFHACSGLQISFSKSNLFGLGVSHGEVEDLAVLVGCKADKFPFKYLGLTVGANMNRIKNWRPVFDIFERRLSLWKASFLSIGGRLTLIRSVLESLPTYFLSLYKAPVKVIADLEGIIRRFLWAGSAIDKKIHWVAWDRVASPVKMGGLGLHKLKDINVALMAKWGWRFKTEKDNLWVGVIKALHSGGSGWDFLPLKKTLGGVWGNIVSTINRPMLDGLAISNLFKGVVGSGESIMFWLDPWLFEVPLKYKFPSLFQLEVVKSCSVRDRLEGEGLWLWKNDPVSATESNEWELLVAALRDVFLSNRPDKWEWVGNDSEGFSVAAVKRSIDSKNDYSNRFVFDWCKWVPLKCNILVWRAEMDRIPTVEALVRRGMVIEDDMCKYCGSGLDSVDHIMTACPLALGLWEKISLWCRVRNFFIFSFRDLLAIHDHENRRRTEKEALKGIVIVSCWFLWKARNDLRFSGKRRGVEDVFSDVRSASFSWYKYRAKKGSCEWRDWCKFVNM, encoded by the exons ATGACGGTTGTGGTGGCACTCTCATGGTGGTGGTTGCCGGTGGTAGATCTTGAAAGAGatgcagatgatgatgatttgttg CCGAAATACAACAATGTGCCGTGCATAGAGGAGGAAGGCCCGAACCGGCAGTTCATGGGTGGTACCTTGCAAGGCGTTGCGCGATTGGCGGTTTTCACGTTTAATACAGATGAGATTCTTGAATATCAAGTGTTCATTAAGGCCAATAGGCTTTCACCGTTTGATCTTGCCGCTAGTTGGAGAGCTTATCTTGCCTTT AATGGCTCTTCAACCAGTTTGGACCTTGATCTTGAACAATATTTAGTTCCGGCCCCTGCAACTTCTGTCGTTTACGCTGCTAATTTGACCGAGACTCCACGATCTCTTAAAAAAGGTGGAGCGTTTTCCAGTGCTGAC GGAATGGAAGTTGTTATCCCGGACCCACCTAAGCTGTTTCATCCACCTGACATGGTTGAATCCAAATCTGTGGGTACAATCTCACCAATACAAAAACAAGATAGTTATAAAGCGGTTTACGTGGATAGAGGCGTGGGGTCACCTCG AAAAGCGAGCAACGTTATCCACGGGCTGAATTTGGATGGAAGGTGGGTGTCGAAACCATCTTTGGTTAAAAAGGGGATATTTAATTTTTTCAGAAATAAATTCGTTGAACCTTTTAAGGATCGCCCTCGTTTGATTTGTCACGACATTAACCGTATTTCGGAAACTGAGGCGTCGGATTTGGAGGCGAATTTTTCTAGACAAGAATTAAAAGATGCGGTCTTTGAGTGTGGGGATGACCGGGCCCCGGGCCCTGACGGTTTTAATTTCCGCTTCGTTAAGCGCTATTGGAATTTATTAGAGGAGGATTTTTTTAAAATCTTGTCTACCTTTTTCGAATCTGGTGAGATAAGTATGGGGTGTGGTTCCTCGTTTATTGCCCTCATCCCGAAGGTTAAGGACCCGCTCTCTTTAAAAGACTATCGGCCTATCAGTTTGGTGGGCATTGTTAACAAAGTCATCTCGAAAGTTTTGGCCAATAGACTCAAAAAGGTGTTAAATTCTGTCATCTCGTCCTCTCAGTCTGCATTTCTCGGCGGTAGATATATCTTGGATGGTCCTCTTGTTGTTAATGAGATCCATAACTGGATTGAGAAGAATAAGAAAAAGGCATTTTTTCTTAAGATCGACTTCGATAAAGCTTATGATAATGTTAACTGGAACTTCATCATTGATATTCTTGCTCAAATGGGTTTTCCTAGTAGATGGTGTAGATGGATCAGGGGGATTATTTCTTCTGCTAGAGCGTCGGTTTTGGTGAATGGTGCTACTACGTTCGAATTCAAATGTGACAAAGGTATGCGTCAAGGAGATCCGATTTCCCCTTTTTTGTTTCTTATTGTCATGGAAGCCCTTTCTTGTATGATTAATAAGGCGATCGGGTTGGGAATTGTGAAAGGAGTGGATCTTCCGAATGATGGTCCTTTGGTTTCCCATTTGTTCTATGCCGACGATGCTATTATTATAGGGGAATGGAGTAGGGAAAATATTATCAATGTAGTGAGAATTCTCAAGTGCTTTCATGCCTGCTCCGGTCTCCAGATTAGTTTCAGCAAATCCAATCTTTTTGGGCTTGGGGTGAGTCATGGGGAGGTGGAAGACTTGGCTGTGTTAGTTGGGTGCAAAGCCGATAAATTTCCTTTTAAGTATCTTGGATTAACAGTGGGGGCCAATATGAATCGAATTAAAAATTGGAGACCGGTGTTTGATATCTTTGAGAGGCGGCTTTCTTTATGGAAAGCGTCTTTCCTTTCTATTGGCGGGAGACTGACGCTGATTCGATCCGTTCTCGAAAGTCTTCCTACCTATTTTTTGTCGCTTTATAAGGCTCCTGTTAAAGTGATTGCGGACCTGGAAGGAATTATTAGGAGATTTTTATGGGCTGGATCCGCTATTGATAAGAAAATTCATTGGGTTGCGTGGGACAGGGTGGCTTCTCCGGTGAAGATGGGTGGTTTGGGTCTCCATAAATTGAAAGACATTAATGTAGCGTTGATGGCTAAATGGGGTTGGAGATTCAAAACGGAGAAAGATAACCTGTGGGTTGGCGTGATTAAGGCCCTTCACTCGGGAGGGTCTGGCTGGGATTTTCTTCCGTTAAAAAAGACTCTCGGTGGTGTTTGGGGGAACATAGTTTCTACTATTAATCGACCTATGCTGGATGGTTTAGCGATAAGTAACCTTTTTAAAGGAGTGGTTGGCAGTGGGGAAAGCATTATGTTTTGGTTGGATCCCTGGTTATTTGAAGTTCCTTTGAAATATAAATTTCCATCCTTGTTCCAGCTTGAGGTGGTTAAGTCTTGTAGTGTTCGTGATAGACTTGAAGGGGAAGGTTTATGGCTGTGGAAAAACGACCCGGTGTCCGCAACCGAAAGTAACGAATGGGAATTGCTTGTTGCAGCCCTTCGTGATGTTTTTCTGTCTAACAGGCCTGATAAGTGGGAGTGGGTCGGTAACGATTCAGAAGGGTTCTCAGTGGCGGCTGTTAAGAGGTCCATTGACTCGAAGAATGACTATAGTAATCGCTTTGTTTTTGATTGGTGTAAATGGGTCCCTCTCAAATGCAATATCCTGGTTTGGCGTGCGGAGATGGATAGGATTCCGACGGTAGAAGCTTTGGTGAGAAGGGGTATGGTGATCGAAGATGATATGTGTAAGTATTGTGGCTCCGGCTTGGATTCGGTTGATCACATTATGACGGCTTGTCCGCTGGCTTTGGGGTTATGGGAGAAGATTTCTCTGTGGTGTCGGGTTAGGAACTTTTTTATTTTCTCTTTCCGTGATTTGCTTGCCATTCATGACCATGAGAATAGGAGGAGGACGGAGAAAGAGGCTTTAAAAGGTATCGTTATCGTTTCTTGTTGGTTTTTGTG